A segment of the Colletotrichum destructivum chromosome 3, complete sequence genome:
GGAACAAAACAAAGCAGCTGCCATCCATGTATCTGGACGAacggggagggagaaaaaTGACAGTGAGCGGACTGCCGCAGACACAGCGTTTCCTGGAGAAACAAGAGGAAAACGTTTCATGTCACATTGAGGGAACCATAAGCGGTTGCGAGAGCCAGGGATGCCGGGCTAGCCCAAAGGGCAACAAGCCTATGTTGCAAGAACGAGTGAAAATCAACAGATAAGTGCATGTGTCGTCCTGTGCGAGTCGAATACACAGCAAGACAAATCTGCTAGAGAGCAAGTTCGTATGAGTGCAAGAAGAGCGCGATTTTAAACATCTGCAGCGTACCATTTGATAAGTACCTAGATAAATGTCGGCACTAGGTTCTGAAAAGCCCCCAATATGACACAGGGCGAGGAGCGAATCGAGTCCAGCCGGGTGCTTCGGGATGAGTTGACAGAAATATCTTGCCGCAAGAGCCATTTTCCCCAAAGCCCGGCCTTCTACCCCTTTCCGCTAGTCTTGGGTATCTCCCCTCATCTATGCACAATGGGCCTTGCATAGAAGATTGCATTGAGGCATTCAGCAAAAGGTCCcccttgaggaggaggagggataTTCCAATTGTGGCTGCGCAGGAGGGTGGAAGGCAGTGGATGACAGAGACATGAcaccttccttccccccGTCATTCTCTATGTTGAGGGAAGGCACAACGCCATCACCCATGGGAGAGATTAACTACCATCATATGCGCttttggagggggggggatgatggcgcaCCCTAAATAGCTCtaaaggggggagggatgtcGGTTGCTAAGAGCATCGCACTGCAGCGCTTGTCGGGACGTTGAACAAGGGGGCTCTTATCAGAAATGTACCACCAACTTGAAAGCTCGCACTGTTGCCGCACCACAGACAGTGTAGTTAGATACAACATCAGTACCTGAGCGCGCCAGtgacagcagcaacaggtAGTCTGACAGCACCTGCACCACCACTGCGTCGCCCAAGGTAAGCAcgttcttttttcttctctctttcgtcCCTTCCTCCCGCTACTGCTCTttctttgtcgtcgtcgccgtcgtttCGCTCCTTAggtttcctcctctccttaCAGCCAAGAGCCAAAAATACGcacacaccccctccctcgagGCCCGATTCAACGAACGAACGCTTCCTTTTTGTGGAAGACTCGCGCGAGCCCTCTCTACTCATGAAGAGGCGCTCGTCGGGTTTGACCGACGACAGTGACGAACCTCCTCCCGaccctcctcctgctgctgaTATCCATCACCATCAATACCGACAGCCTACCAGGAGTCGCAACTCTTCACCACCGCCCCGCGATTCCAAGCAGCCCGCCTTTGCTGCCGCTACCGTGGCcgcagctgccgccgcagtTGTTGCTGCCTCGAGGTCATCGTCCGCAAGGAGTAGCAGTAGGCTCTCTAGTCACCCCAATTGGAAGCTTGAACATGGCCCAAATGCGAATGGATCACAAGATAACCATTCCTTGACTACGTCTTCCTTGCCGCTGCCCCTCTCGTCCCCATCGCAGGCCGCGCCATCGGCAGCCTACCGAAACAACCAGCGTCAACTCCCAAACCACAGTCACTCCCAAGTTATCAGCGACGAACACGACATCGTCAACCTGCGAGACgaccaggacgacgacgacgatatcCCTCGAGCTGACCAGATTGCAATGAGTAACGAGAAGATGCCCGACGTGCGCTTCGCAGGTCGCCGCTCCCGATCTCGCGGTCCCTGGTCCATCACTATTTTCGCTTTGGCTGTCACCGTTCTTGGCATCACACTGCTTTGCGCCATATTGAATTCCTCTTGGACTCGCCAGCTCGACGCAAAGGGATGTCGTATGTCGTACATGCGGCCCTCTTATATTCGATTGCGGGACTTTGACACGGAGCACACTCGCTTTGCGACAAAGTACTCTCTATATCTGTACCGTgagcagggcgtcgacgacgaaagaAAGGTTGCCATTGACTCTCGCTCCCCTAGCTAGGCAAAGTACTGATCATTTGCAGTTGAGAGGTGTTCCTGTACTTTTCATACCAGGGAACGCCGGAAGCTACAAGCAGGTTCGGCCGATAGCCGCCGAGGCTGCGAATTACTTCCACGAGTCTCTCCAACACGATGAGGCCGCTACGGCCGCAGGCGCTCGCAGTCTCGATTTTTTTACTGTCGACTTCAACGAGGATATCACAGCCTTTCACGGACAGACCATGTTGGATCAGGCAGAGTACTTGAACGAGGCCATCAGATATATTCTATCTCTGTATATGGATCCACGCATGTCTACGCGTGACCAAGATTTGCCGGATCCTACGTCTGTCCTTGTTCTGGGCCACTCCATGGGTGGTATCGTTGCTCGCACCATGCTCATCATGCCAAACTACCAGTCGAACTCGatcaacaccatcatcaccatgtcCGCTCCCCACTCGCGTCCTCCCGTGAGTTTTGACGGGCAGATTGTTAAGATCTATGACGATATCAACGACTATTGGCGACATGCCTACTCCCAAAAGTGGGCCAACAACAATCCATTGTGGCACGTTACTCTCGTCTCGATTGCTGGCGGTGGCTTAGACACCGTTGTTCCCTCCGACTATGCTAGTGTCGAGTCGATAATCCCCGAGACGCATGGTTTCACCGTCTTCACCACCGGCATACCTGGTGTATGGACTAGTATGGATCACCAGGCCATTCTGTGGTGCGACCAATTCCGTAAAGTCGTTGCTCGTGCCATgtacgacgtcgtcgatgtcCACAGATCTTCGCAAACCAAGCcgagggcggagaggatGAGGGTCTTCAAGAAATGGTTCCTTACCGGCATGGAGTCCATCGCGGAGAAAACCCTGCCTTCGGAGGGGCCAAGTACCCTGCTCACTCTCGAGGACAGCTCGAATGCGATTAAAGCACAAGGCGAACGCTTTGTCTTGCGACAACTTGGGCGCGAACCGAAGCCGCAAGCCCATTTGCTTCCGGTGCCTCCCCAGGGATCTCCAGAAGGCAAGCGTTTTACTCTTCTAACCGACACCCCGTTAGATAGACCAGGAGAACATGGGAGACTGGAGATTTTGTTTTGCAGCGTTTTCCCACTGCAACCGGGCCAAGCGACCACCTTGTTCACCATGAACATGGATCTCTCAGAAGGCAGCACTCGGTCGACCAGATTGGCATGCAAGAACGCTGCGTCCGACGCTATCATATTGCCCCCTTCGACACGATTTCGTCATGAACCGTTCTCCCTGGACAacgagccggcggcgaggccatTCTCGTATCTTCAGTTCGATATCGAAGACATAGCGGATCACCAGTTTGTGGTCATTGTTGACAAAGCTGTGAAGCCGACCGAAAGCTTCGTGGTAGCCGAATTCAGTGACTATTCTCAGTCTCACAGACGGCGGAATATCAGCCTGCGCCGACTCCTCGCATTTGGGATGACGCTGCGACTCCCATCGAACCGTCCCATGGTTGCGGAAATCAATATACCTACGCTGCAATCCAGTCTCTTGGCTTTCAAGTTGGAGATTGGCAACCAAGCGTGCGGCAACACACCAGAGCTCTTCTCTCCCCTGATTCGACAGCACCTGGCTCAGCCCTACGAGTCCAAGTTTTTCGTCAACGCGAGACATGCCAGTATCAGCATGCACGGCATCGCCCCCTTTGTTCCGCCTCCCCTAAGGCACAAGGGATACGATGAACAGGGCCTCAGTCTTCAGTTTTGGACTGATCCGACATGCGAATCTACCATCCAAGTCAAACTAACGGTTGACGCATTAGGCAGCTTGGGCAAGCTGTACATGCGCTACCGAACCGTATTCGCAGCATTCCCACTGCTTGTGGTGACCCTCGTGCTTCGCAAGCAGTTCCGGGTTTATGATACCACCGGCACGTTCATCTCCTTTTCCGAGAGTCTCGATCTCTGCCTGCGGCAGTCCGTACCTCTTATGCTCCTCTCTCTGACGTTCCTTTCCTTGTCAATGACAGGATCCTGGTCGTCAGGGCCGGCTGCATTTTGGCACTGGCGCAACGCAACGTCTACAGGAGCCGATTTTCACAGCAACGACCTTCTCACGGGCACACAGGATCCTTTTTTCTGGTTCTTGATCCCTCTCATTGGAGTCGTTTGCATCGGTGTATGCGCAGTCCTTCACTATGTCACCCTGGCCTTGACTCAGCTCCTTGGCATCGTCTACGCGTGGGTGGCCCTCCAACCCTTCGGCCAGGCGCGAGATGAGCGCCGACGAGCGCAGTTGCCAATTTTTGTCTCCTcgtctcctcgacgacgcaTGGTTACTACGGCGGTACTTTTGTTCCTGGTGTCCACCTTCATCCCCTACCAATTTGCGTACTTGGTAGCGtgcctcgtccagctctTCACCGTCGTTCGCGCGCTGCGGATTGCCTCAGAGCTCAAGTCTGGGACGAATTACGATTTCTACCATTACGCCCACTCAATCTTGCTGCTCATGCTCTGGGTCCTCCCTATCAACCTGCCAATCCTGGCTGTGTGGATTCGCAACCTCGCCGTTCATTGGCTtacccccttctcctcgcaCCACAATGTGCTCTCTATCATGCCCTTCATTCTTCTCGTGGAGAACTTGACGACGGGAAAGATGGTGCCTAGAGTCACCGGGAGGATGAGACATCTCACCAGCGTGCTTCTTTTTGGTACGGCTATTTACGCTGCCATCTACGGCGTTTCCTACGCCTACATGCTACACTATCTTGTCAACCTGATAGCGGCATGGTTGGTTGTGATCCATTCGACCGCTGATAACTGGCCTCTCGCTGGGTTCAGTTCAATATTCGAAAGCAGTCATCTTGAAGCCCGTAAGCGTGGCAAGACACCTTGACGGCGGAAACAGACACCCGTCTGTTTTGGAAAAGGGCCATGACATTGGCAATGCCAGCTCGTTTGAGGAAGAGATTGAGCTTCTTGGAAGCCGACTTTTAACATCACCGTTCTTCATGGTGTATATACGATAAATGCGGTCCGCTCGACCGGGCTTACTTTTTAATCTGGATTCACGACGTTGAAAACGCGGAAACCTTTGTTTCTTTGGTATAGACACTTTCAGCTATTTGCAATCGACGTTAGGACTGGCTTGGTCTCGACGTTTAGGGCGGATATTCCAGGCTTATGGCCACAACGCATTGGCGTTGGCACAATGTTTCTGGGGGTTTCATCATTTTGTTCATCTGCATCTTGCATCGGCTGGGGAGTTTGTACGGTTCGCGCGTTGAAGTTGGAGGCGTCGAAACGAACACGAACATGTTTCCCTACGAAATGTCTCGGAAGCTCTTTTATCTTGTTCTTCTGCCTCTTCCCTCTTCGCCTTTTGACCGGTAGATATCAGGCCTACAATTAGGCGTCCGCCTGGACAGGCGTTGCCGCATGACGGACTATAGGGTACAAAAGAGGGGACTTCTTTTCTCACGGTGTTTTTGCGTAATGCCAAACGGAGGTCTAGTTTTTCTTGCTATTTTTCTTTTGGGCGTTGGAGCTCCGACCATGGTTTTAATCTAGTAGCGACCGAGATGCAGCTTTACGTTCTTCATACAAGTGGTAGGCATGCGCACATTCGAAGCGCACATCAGCGGAGGGAAGAAGGCTAGGGGAACgaagtgggggggggggggggggggggagaagaagaagaggacgacgaggaggaagcgaTGGTCGGCCCAAAGAAGCGCGCGGAAgctgtcgatggcggcggttgcTGCTCAGAACGAATGTGATTTGCTAAATCTAAGTTCGGTTCTGCTGCCCTAGTTGAACCCCCAATATCTGCTTGTGACCTTCCTTGGTTTGTTATGTATGTGCTTTACGTTTTGGCTCCGTTCTATTTGATTGGATTCGTCTGACGCCTCGCTCATATCGGCAGCACCTTGGGAGTCATAATACAGCAGAAGCTTGCAGAGAGTCCCGTAGCAAAGATTCACAATAACTCCTGTCGGCCTTTCTAGGTAGTGAACGGTACACCAACGCGTGCCAGCAAAACAGCCTAAAAACGCCTTTCCTCCATCTATCCCTTGCCCACGGCTGTTGCATTGTCAAGTGCCCTACAATAGCATCCCGCTCCAACTCCCGTCCTCGATGAAAGGGGGTTTTGTTTTATAGAGCAAGACAGGTAGGTGTTGGAACCTCGCGGAAAGTCGGGAAGCATCATATCCTCCATCTTTGTGATGTCCACGTTAGCGATACCTGCACCAGATAAGTAC
Coding sequences within it:
- a CDS encoding Putative GPI inositol-deacylase PGAP1, alpha/Beta hydrolase, producing the protein MKRRSSGLTDDSDEPPPDPPPAADIHHHQYRQPTRSRNSSPPPRDSKQPAFAAATVAAAAAAVVAASRSSSARSSSRLSSHPNWKLEHGPNANGSQDNHSLTTSSLPLPLSSPSQAAPSAAYRNNQRQLPNHSHSQVISDEHDIVNLRDDQDDDDDIPRADQIAMSNEKMPDVRFAGRRSRSRGPWSITIFALAVTVLGITLLCAILNSSWTRQLDAKGCRMSYMRPSYIRLRDFDTEHTRFATKYSLYLYREQGVDDERKLRGVPVLFIPGNAGSYKQVRPIAAEAANYFHESLQHDEAATAAGARSLDFFTVDFNEDITAFHGQTMLDQAEYLNEAIRYILSLYMDPRMSTRDQDLPDPTSVLVLGHSMGGIVARTMLIMPNYQSNSINTIITMSAPHSRPPVSFDGQIVKIYDDINDYWRHAYSQKWANNNPLWHVTLVSIAGGGLDTVVPSDYASVESIIPETHGFTVFTTGIPGVWTSMDHQAILWCDQFRKVVARAMYDVVDVHRSSQTKPRAERMRVFKKWFLTGMESIAEKTLPSEGPSTLLTLEDSSNAIKAQGERFVLRQLGREPKPQAHLLPVPPQGSPEGKRFTLLTDTPLDRPGEHGRLEILFCSVFPLQPGQATTLFTMNMDLSEGSTRSTRLACKNAASDAIILPPSTRFRHEPFSLDNEPAARPFSYLQFDIEDIADHQFVVIVDKAVKPTESFVVAEFSDYSQSHRRRNISLRRLLAFGMTLRLPSNRPMVAEINIPTLQSSLLAFKLEIGNQACGNTPELFSPLIRQHLAQPYESKFFVNARHASISMHGIAPFVPPPLRHKGYDEQGLSLQFWTDPTCESTIQVKLTVDALGSLGKLYMRYRTVFAAFPLLVVTLVLRKQFRVYDTTGTFISFSESLDLCLRQSVPLMLLSLTFLSLSMTGSWSSGPAAFWHWRNATSTGADFHSNDLLTGTQDPFFWFLIPLIGVVCIGVCAVLHYVTLALTQLLGIVYAWVALQPFGQARDERRRAQLPIFVSSSPRRRMVTTAVLLFLVSTFIPYQFAYLVACLVQLFTVVRALRIASELKSGTNYDFYHYAHSILLLMLWVLPINLPILAVWIRNLAVHWLTPFSSHHNVLSIMPFILLVENLTTGKMVPRVTGRMRHLTSVLLFGTAIYAAIYGVSYAYMLHYLVNLIAAWLVVIHSTADNWPLAGFSSIFESSHLEARKRGKTP